The Nostoc commune NIES-4072 genome includes a window with the following:
- a CDS encoding peptidase domain-containing ABC transporter, with protein sequence MIESTTTIQEFLASIYPFNQLSITSIEQIAEKLEPLRYRMGQAILVRETLPARVAILYQGQARLLGYAPGASAPDTLQLLKPGSIIGWTSLLRGVPCETAIASVETLCLTLKASDFLNLIELEPAIANAFCNHCSLIEVFDLLGAELERRGKIPDNLKELAIAATKQATILNLPSGKTSLSSLDPNLLWLVSSKGSNYVVGDRPNLTQAQAYITGSVRLIGFTDPTLSLPHSLTPSLSPDSLSDTGIWANAPFAPERPEQAEEVEPGQGIKYPHISGRGPVDGTLACFQMLAQHLRMLFRRDVLRRALVSNFQRTGGISIQLCGALAELMGLTSQLVNVPAVAISKLPTPVLIPWQDSYAILYKATEKELVLGIPEQGIVRKKPADFTETWGEEGQVLLLQPTKETPQKRFGLSWFLPAIKKHRTVLIEVFIASLFVQLLGLANPLITQVIIDKVIIQNGINTLNVLGFLLIAMAIVEGIITWLRTNLFVDTTNRIDLSLGSEVIDHLLRLPLRYFEKRPVGEISSRINELENIRSFLTGTALTVVLDAIFSVIYIVVMIFYSWLLTIVALATVPLFALLTFIFAPIIRNQTRTKAERNAETQSYLVEVVSGIQTVKAQNIELNSRWQWQSRYGKYISASFENVLTSNTASSLSNFLNKLSSLLLLWVGAYLVLQQKLTLGQLIAFRIIAGYVTSPLLRLIQLWQNFQETALSLERLADILDTPQETEIAGRNNIPMPAIVGAVQYESVTFSFAKSPNPQLNNVHLDIEAGMFVGVVGQSGAGKSTLTKLLPRLYELDSGRIKIDGYDINKVELYSLRQQIGMVLQDTLLFDTTVQENIALTMPDATPSEIVEAAKIACAHDFIMNLPNGYETRVGERGSALSGGQRQRIAIARTVLQNPPLLILDEATSALDYATERQVCLNLAQVFKGRTVFFITHRLGTIQNADVILMMSQGRIAEQGTHAELMDLVGLYYCLYQQQEAQV encoded by the coding sequence ATGATAGAAAGCACTACCACGATTCAAGAATTTCTCGCCAGCATCTACCCATTTAATCAGCTTTCTATAACTAGTATTGAGCAGATTGCAGAAAAACTTGAGCCTTTGCGCTACCGCATGGGGCAAGCAATTTTGGTCAGAGAAACCCTCCCAGCTAGAGTAGCCATTCTTTACCAGGGGCAAGCCCGTTTATTAGGATATGCCCCTGGTGCTTCTGCCCCTGATACTCTGCAATTACTAAAACCAGGATCAATCATCGGTTGGACAAGCTTGCTGCGTGGTGTACCGTGTGAAACAGCGATCGCTTCAGTTGAAACTCTTTGTCTAACCCTCAAAGCGTCGGATTTTTTAAATCTAATAGAACTCGAACCTGCTATAGCGAATGCTTTTTGCAACCATTGCAGTCTGATTGAAGTTTTTGATTTATTAGGTGCAGAATTAGAACGCCGGGGCAAGATTCCCGATAATCTTAAAGAACTGGCTATTGCTGCAACAAAACAAGCTACTATTCTTAACTTGCCTTCAGGGAAAACATCACTCTCTTCATTAGATCCTAACTTGTTATGGTTAGTTAGTAGTAAAGGATCTAACTATGTAGTAGGCGATCGCCCAAATCTAACGCAAGCGCAAGCCTATATCACTGGGTCAGTTCGCTTAATTGGTTTTACTGACCCTACTCTCTCACTCCCCCACTCCCTTACTCCCTCACTCTCCCCCGACTCATTGTCAGATACTGGAATTTGGGCAAATGCCCCATTCGCTCCAGAGCGCCCAGAACAAGCAGAAGAAGTAGAGCCTGGGCAAGGAATTAAATACCCGCATATATCGGGTCGTGGACCTGTGGATGGCACTCTTGCCTGTTTTCAAATGCTAGCGCAACACTTAAGAATGCTATTTCGCCGCGATGTCCTACGTCGTGCCTTAGTTAGTAATTTTCAGCGCACAGGTGGCATTTCCATTCAATTATGTGGTGCTTTGGCAGAATTAATGGGACTGACTTCTCAACTGGTGAATGTTCCCGCCGTCGCTATATCTAAACTACCGACACCAGTTTTGATTCCTTGGCAAGATAGTTATGCAATTCTTTACAAAGCCACTGAAAAAGAACTAGTTCTTGGCATTCCAGAACAAGGCATTGTCCGTAAAAAACCAGCCGATTTTACTGAAACTTGGGGGGAGGAGGGACAAGTACTTCTGTTGCAACCCACCAAAGAAACTCCTCAAAAGCGATTTGGCTTAAGTTGGTTTTTACCTGCGATTAAAAAACATCGTACTGTTTTAATTGAAGTATTTATTGCTTCTTTATTCGTTCAACTGTTGGGGCTAGCAAACCCTTTAATTACCCAAGTAATTATTGATAAAGTTATCATTCAAAACGGGATTAATACTCTCAATGTTCTGGGTTTTCTGCTTATAGCAATGGCTATAGTAGAGGGCATTATTACTTGGCTACGTACTAACTTGTTTGTCGATACCACCAACCGGATTGATTTAAGTCTGGGTTCGGAAGTTATCGACCATCTATTACGCTTGCCACTGCGTTATTTTGAAAAGCGCCCTGTTGGGGAAATATCCAGCCGGATCAACGAATTAGAGAATATTCGCTCTTTCCTTACTGGTACTGCCCTGACTGTTGTTCTAGATGCTATCTTCTCTGTTATCTACATTGTAGTAATGATTTTTTATAGCTGGCTGCTAACGATTGTAGCACTAGCAACAGTACCGCTCTTTGCTTTATTAACCTTTATATTTGCACCAATTATTCGTAACCAAACCAGAACTAAAGCCGAACGCAATGCTGAAACTCAATCGTATTTAGTTGAAGTGGTTTCTGGGATTCAAACAGTCAAAGCCCAAAATATTGAACTGAATTCTCGCTGGCAATGGCAATCTCGCTATGGGAAATATATTAGTGCTAGCTTTGAGAATGTTCTAACAAGCAATACTGCTAGTTCTTTATCTAACTTTTTGAATAAACTCTCTAGCTTACTTTTGTTATGGGTAGGTGCATATTTAGTATTGCAACAAAAACTAACTTTAGGACAGTTAATTGCTTTTCGTATTATCGCAGGTTATGTCACAAGTCCTTTGTTAAGGTTAATTCAACTGTGGCAAAACTTCCAAGAAACTGCTTTATCACTAGAACGCTTGGCTGATATTCTCGATACTCCCCAGGAAACAGAAATTGCTGGACGTAATAACATCCCGATGCCCGCTATTGTTGGTGCAGTTCAATATGAAAGTGTTACTTTCAGCTTTGCTAAAAGCCCTAACCCCCAACTTAACAACGTTCATCTTGATATTGAAGCCGGTATGTTTGTTGGAGTTGTGGGACAAAGTGGTGCTGGGAAAAGTACATTAACCAAACTCTTACCCCGCCTCTACGAATTAGACTCTGGTCGGATCAAAATTGATGGCTATGACATTAATAAGGTAGAACTCTACTCCCTGCGTCAACAAATTGGCATGGTGTTGCAAGACACTTTGTTATTTGATACCACAGTACAAGAAAATATTGCCCTGACTATGCCCGATGCTACACCATCAGAAATTGTGGAGGCTGCTAAAATTGCTTGCGCTCACGACTTTATCATGAATTTGCCCAATGGCTATGAAACTCGTGTTGGAGAGAGGGGTTCAGCTTTATCGGGGGGACAAAGACAACGAATTGCGATCGCTCGGACTGTACTACAAAATCCACCACTGTTGATTCTGGATGAAGCTACCAGCGCACTTGACTATGCTACTGAACGCCAAGTTTGCTTGAATTTAGCCCAAGTATTTAAAGGAAGGACAGTATTTTTCATTACCCATAGGCTAGGGACAATTCAAAATGCCGATGTGATTTTGATGATGAGCCAAGGACGAATTGCAGAACAGGGGACTCATGCAGAACTTATGGATTTAGTGGGACTTTATTACTGCCTGTACCAACAACAGGAGGCTCAAGTTTAA
- a CDS encoding DUF2997 domain-containing protein — translation MERSVLIHFDSATGEVRVEAEGFEGLSCLSATQPFEEALGVVEGDRTYKDESAPQLRTTNSNQTRLRQ, via the coding sequence ATGGAACGTTCAGTTTTGATTCATTTTGATTCAGCTACAGGCGAAGTACGAGTTGAGGCAGAAGGCTTTGAGGGTTTGAGTTGCTTGTCAGCGACACAGCCGTTTGAGGAAGCATTGGGAGTTGTCGAAGGCGATCGCACTTATAAAGACGAATCAGCACCACAACTTCGGACTACGAACAGTAACCAGACACGTTTGCGTCAGTAA
- a CDS encoding AAA family ATPase, whose translation MKLSNLLSTLDSQIPIAAVDVLSPDEATIIQWLTTEASNKLSSPVFFWNLGVSTLEQCLIAADGGLIFKPVAEYKKPQHADPLLYVFDYIANFSGDGVFILGDIHPFIGKNSPQLSWEILSKVKNLYHRLKPTDKRIVLLGQNIQLHESLVRLIPYCEVPLPSIDQILLHLNSYLHDLQQSAIEQELTFTVTLENAELETLSRAALGLTLEEISDFLRLTVKENLTNDGVVVGADFIPKAVEYKTRLLSQMGIELGKPATIPFGGLDLLREWLTRRRRLFTQEARSLSLPQPKGVLLAGPPGTGKSHCAKNIASILNLPLLQLDIASLLGSLVGESEGNVRRALKTAEAIAPCVLWVDEIEKALSGTGDTSGVSQRILGNILTFMSESQCGVFVVATCNDPSALPSELKRKGRFDENFFVDLPTEPERVQILGIHLQRFGIHLESEYLEAIAANTAKFSGAELETLASEAALLAFDEGRPQQVTLADLEACCQTITPLAIQDAAAVERMQSWASTARRASSPVVAVKTQSLRAAKFRNMN comes from the coding sequence ATGAAACTTTCAAATCTGCTTTCTACACTCGATTCACAAATCCCCATTGCTGCTGTTGATGTGTTGTCTCCCGACGAGGCAACAATTATTCAGTGGCTAACTACAGAGGCATCTAACAAGCTATCAAGTCCTGTGTTCTTCTGGAATTTGGGAGTATCAACCCTGGAGCAATGTTTAATCGCAGCAGATGGAGGATTAATATTTAAGCCAGTTGCAGAGTATAAAAAACCACAACACGCTGACCCATTGTTGTATGTGTTTGATTACATTGCGAATTTTAGTGGTGATGGAGTTTTCATTCTCGGAGATATTCACCCGTTCATTGGTAAGAATTCACCTCAATTGAGTTGGGAGATTTTATCCAAAGTTAAAAATTTATACCATCGGTTAAAACCCACAGATAAACGCATTGTATTGTTAGGACAGAACATACAATTACACGAATCACTAGTCAGGCTGATTCCTTATTGTGAAGTTCCTTTACCTAGTATTGACCAAATACTACTTCATCTCAATTCTTATTTGCATGACCTACAACAGTCAGCTATTGAACAGGAATTGACTTTTACTGTTACGCTTGAAAATGCTGAACTTGAAACTCTTTCTCGTGCAGCGCTGGGTTTAACCCTGGAGGAGATTAGCGACTTCCTTCGGTTAACAGTCAAAGAAAACTTAACTAATGATGGTGTCGTCGTTGGCGCTGATTTCATCCCCAAAGCCGTCGAGTATAAAACTCGGCTGTTGTCTCAAATGGGTATTGAATTGGGTAAGCCTGCAACTATCCCGTTCGGCGGTTTGGATTTACTGCGGGAATGGCTGACTCGTCGCCGCCGTCTGTTTACACAAGAGGCACGAAGTCTTAGCTTACCCCAACCAAAAGGTGTGTTGCTGGCTGGCCCACCCGGAACAGGAAAATCTCACTGTGCCAAAAACATCGCTAGCATACTCAATCTACCACTTCTGCAACTCGATATTGCGTCCCTTTTGGGCAGTCTGGTAGGTGAGTCTGAGGGGAATGTCAGACGTGCTTTGAAAACTGCCGAGGCGATCGCACCCTGTGTCTTATGGGTGGACGAGATAGAAAAAGCACTTTCGGGTACTGGTGACACTAGTGGAGTCTCACAGAGGATTTTGGGCAATATCCTTACATTTATGTCCGAATCACAATGTGGTGTGTTTGTCGTGGCAACTTGCAATGACCCCTCAGCACTACCGTCTGAACTCAAGAGAAAGGGAAGATTTGACGAAAATTTCTTTGTTGATCTTCCCACAGAACCGGAGCGTGTGCAGATTCTAGGGATTCATCTGCAACGCTTTGGCATTCACCTGGAATCGGAGTACCTCGAAGCGATCGCTGCGAACACCGCGAAATTTTCCGGTGCTGAATTGGAAACGCTAGCATCTGAAGCTGCTTTGCTGGCATTCGATGAGGGTAGACCACAACAGGTAACGCTTGCTGACCTCGAAGCTTGTTGTCAAACCATCACCCCGCTTGCGATTCAGGACGCTGCGGCAGTCGAGCGGATGCAGTCCTGGGCATCAACCGCACGACGGGCTAGTAGCCCTGTGGTTGCAGTGAAAACTCAGTCTTTGCGTGCTGCTAAGTTTCGGAATATGAACTGA
- a CDS encoding peptidylprolyl isomerase yields MAHLKIGNHTITSAEIPHLLAGFQMLPQLCRLLVIERAITSLSSANADFELTPSEKIGVIEQFYQNNQLTTPEAIAKVLKHYSMSLEQLEGVATRELKIEKFKIATWGTKLESYFLQCKPQLDKVIYSLIRISDAEVAQELYFRIKAGEQTFAECASVYSQGAEAQTQGMLGPVPISQPHPAIAQKLTISQSGQLWPPMKLDEWFVIVRLEKLIPAQLDDAMRSTLLNHLFETWLAEEISKAQLTIHDDAPASVLITR; encoded by the coding sequence ATGGCTCATCTAAAAATTGGCAACCACACAATTACAAGCGCAGAAATTCCGCATTTGCTGGCTGGTTTCCAAATGCTGCCGCAATTGTGCCGTTTGTTGGTGATTGAAAGAGCGATAACTTCGTTAAGCTCCGCTAACGCTGACTTTGAACTCACTCCATCCGAAAAAATCGGTGTTATTGAGCAATTCTATCAAAACAATCAGCTGACAACACCAGAAGCTATAGCAAAAGTCTTAAAGCATTACAGCATGAGTCTTGAGCAACTAGAAGGTGTTGCCACGCGAGAACTGAAAATTGAGAAGTTTAAAATAGCTACCTGGGGTACAAAACTAGAATCTTATTTTTTGCAATGTAAGCCTCAGCTAGACAAAGTAATTTATTCCCTAATTCGCATATCCGATGCCGAAGTTGCTCAAGAACTCTACTTTCGCATCAAAGCAGGAGAACAGACATTTGCTGAATGCGCCAGTGTTTATTCACAAGGGGCAGAAGCCCAAACTCAAGGGATGCTAGGCCCTGTCCCTATAAGTCAACCTCATCCAGCGATCGCACAGAAACTGACCATTTCCCAATCAGGACAGTTATGGCCGCCGATGAAATTGGACGAGTGGTTTGTGATTGTGCGACTGGAAAAGCTGATTCCGGCTCAATTAGATGATGCAATGCGCTCCACTCTCCTGAATCATTTATTTGAGACTTGGTTAGCCGAAGAGATCAGCAAAGCGCAATTGACCATACATGATGATGCACCTGCTTCAGTTTTAATAACAAGATGA
- a CDS encoding biotin/lipoyl-binding protein, with amino-acid sequence MEQLSIDTSDLQPKPPSTAPRYIPKFDQPVILRQSRKWSRAILWGLMAVTTGTIIWANIAKIEEAVSATGKLEPTGTVKEIQAPVGGVVKEIYVEDGQQVKLGEHLIELDPTTANAQLDSLKKIRLSLLRENQFYQSQLRGVREGESERGRENALIPSLPHSLTPSLSNEMLDLTKSRVALVAENRLYRAQLDGTGSSSGLSIEQKERLFSTSEELDARFTAAKLEIDQLNRQLNQSQIKLVSTKDTLKMNQGILDNITPLMNDGAISKIQYFKQQEEVRNAQSEIDQLTQEGFRLQSAINQAQAKLQSTVAISRKDWLTQIADNNKKGSSVLVMPN; translated from the coding sequence TTGGAACAGTTATCAATAGATACATCCGATCTTCAACCAAAACCACCCTCAACAGCACCGCGTTATATTCCGAAATTCGACCAACCTGTAATTCTTAGACAATCTCGCAAGTGGTCACGCGCTATCCTTTGGGGTTTGATGGCTGTTACAACTGGTACAATTATCTGGGCAAACATCGCCAAAATTGAAGAAGCAGTTTCCGCTACTGGTAAGTTAGAGCCTACAGGCACAGTTAAAGAAATACAAGCTCCTGTTGGGGGCGTAGTTAAAGAAATTTATGTTGAAGATGGACAGCAGGTTAAACTTGGTGAACATCTTATCGAGCTTGACCCTACTACTGCTAATGCTCAACTTGACTCTTTGAAGAAAATTCGTCTATCTTTACTCAGAGAAAATCAATTTTATCAGTCTCAACTAAGAGGAGTGAGGGAGGGAGAGAGCGAGAGAGGGAGGGAAAATGCTCTCATTCCCTCACTCCCACACTCCCTCACTCCCTCACTCTCCAATGAAATGCTTGACCTTACCAAAAGTCGAGTTGCTCTAGTTGCAGAGAATCGTTTATATCGTGCCCAACTAGATGGTACAGGTTCTAGCAGTGGACTTTCCATTGAACAAAAAGAACGATTGTTCTCTACTTCTGAAGAATTGGATGCGCGGTTCACTGCTGCAAAACTGGAAATTGACCAATTAAATCGTCAACTTAACCAAAGCCAAATAAAATTGGTTAGCACAAAAGATACTCTCAAAATGAATCAGGGGATTCTTGACAATATTACTCCCTTAATGAATGATGGGGCGATTTCTAAAATCCAATACTTCAAGCAACAAGAAGAAGTTAGAAACGCTCAATCAGAAATTGACCAGCTTACCCAAGAAGGATTTCGTTTACAATCTGCTATTAACCAAGCACAAGCTAAGTTGCAATCAACTGTAGCTATTTCTCGCAAAGATTGGCTCACCCAAATTGCAGATAATAACAAAAAAGGATCTTCAGTACTTGTTATGCCAAACTAA
- a CDS encoding transposase translates to MLKNKYLKEWAKIVSYHFPDLSLPEVAGLATWSFGIVMTGSSSLTRVSEFIGRLNQENTNAVRQRLKEWYQEADAKTGKKRTAIDVTKCFAPLLQWILSMWNSEEKWLPLAVDSTNIGQHFTVLSVHVLYRGCGIPVAWKIVKGTEKGAWKPHWQQLFQSLKDVVPPEMQVVVSADRGLYADWLFDTICALNWHPFLRINYTGTYQIRGETEWQFLDKLVQKTGTSWSGIVTCFKTNPLNCTILARWDEGYKDPWLIVTDLLPQQGDALWYSLRSWIECSYRDIKSDGWQWHKTRLREPNRAERVWLAMAVATLWTITIGTDIEPHYLNNLSKELSPNHLDKKQDIPKKTVCKISCFLQGLIHILADLLNGKAISLTGLFPQPYHSTSAAAANTS, encoded by the coding sequence ATGCTAAAGAATAAGTATCTCAAAGAATGGGCGAAAATTGTTAGTTATCATTTCCCTGATCTATCTTTGCCAGAAGTAGCAGGTTTAGCCACTTGGAGCTTTGGGATAGTGATGACAGGCTCAAGTAGTCTAACCAGAGTCTCAGAATTTATCGGCAGGCTTAATCAAGAGAACACTAATGCAGTTCGACAAAGACTAAAAGAATGGTATCAAGAAGCAGATGCCAAAACAGGAAAAAAAAGAACTGCTATAGATGTAACTAAGTGCTTTGCTCCTCTACTCCAATGGATTTTGAGTATGTGGAACAGTGAAGAAAAATGGCTTCCTCTTGCGGTAGATAGCACTAATATTGGACAACACTTCACGGTTCTTTCTGTTCATGTTCTCTATCGGGGTTGCGGCATTCCTGTAGCTTGGAAAATTGTCAAAGGAACAGAAAAAGGAGCTTGGAAACCTCATTGGCAGCAATTATTCCAATCATTGAAAGATGTTGTTCCTCCGGAAATGCAAGTCGTTGTTTCAGCAGATAGAGGACTCTATGCTGACTGGTTGTTTGACACAATTTGTGCTTTGAATTGGCATCCTTTTTTACGAATTAATTATACTGGAACATATCAAATTAGAGGAGAGACCGAATGGCAGTTTTTAGATAAACTAGTACAAAAAACAGGGACGAGTTGGTCTGGAATAGTCACCTGTTTTAAAACTAATCCACTCAATTGCACAATACTTGCCCGTTGGGATGAAGGTTACAAAGATCCTTGGTTAATTGTCACGGATTTACTACCCCAACAAGGGGATGCTCTCTGGTATTCTTTACGTTCTTGGATTGAGTGTAGTTATCGGGATATCAAAAGTGATGGTTGGCAGTGGCATAAAACTCGTTTACGAGAACCAAATAGAGCCGAAAGGGTATGGTTAGCTATGGCTGTAGCTACCCTTTGGACTATAACAATTGGCACTGATATAGAGCCACATTACCTAAATAATTTATCGAAAGAACTTTCTCCAAATCATCTGGACAAAAAACAAGATATTCCCAAAAAAACTGTTTGTAAGATTTCTTGTTTTCTTCAAGGTTTAATTCATATTCTTGCTGACTTACTTAACGGCAAGGCTATTTCTTTAACTGGTTTGTTTCCACAACCCTACCACAGTACATCTGCTGCTGCTGCCAATACTTCCTAA
- a CDS encoding DUF1257 domain-containing protein translates to MSHFSTVKTKLTNRECLVQALQDLKLNPQVYETAQPLKGYYGGSQGKSAEIIVSGRTIKARADIGFKWNQSSGVYDVIHDGYETVPKLGKDFFSNKLMLAYGQRMVRAKAAELQEQFGECAIAESTDGTVQTLRLTFAGHQEVQQYVRR, encoded by the coding sequence ATGTCACACTTCTCAACCGTTAAAACCAAGCTTACTAACCGCGAATGTCTAGTACAAGCTTTACAAGATTTGAAACTGAATCCGCAAGTTTACGAAACAGCACAGCCACTAAAAGGATACTACGGTGGCTCTCAAGGAAAAAGCGCTGAAATCATTGTGTCTGGTCGCACCATAAAAGCCCGTGCAGACATCGGGTTCAAATGGAATCAGTCAAGCGGCGTGTACGACGTAATACACGACGGCTATGAAACAGTTCCGAAGCTGGGCAAAGACTTTTTCAGCAATAAACTAATGCTGGCTTATGGACAACGAATGGTTCGTGCTAAAGCCGCCGAATTACAAGAGCAGTTTGGTGAATGTGCGATCGCAGAATCCACTGACGGTACTGTACAAACTTTACGGCTGACTTTTGCCGGACATCAAGAAGTACAACAATATGTAAGGAGATAG
- a CDS encoding four helix bundle protein: MDKEEERRKIITHEDLIIYQKAFQAAITIFEISKRFPDEERYSLTDQIRRSSRSVCANLAEAWRKRRYKASFIAKLNECEAEAAETQVWLKFALRYQYLSIEEEKNLSGAYNQVLSGLVKMINQPEDWLIG, encoded by the coding sequence GTGGACAAGGAGGAAGAACGCAGAAAAATTATAACCCACGAAGATTTAATCATCTACCAAAAAGCATTTCAGGCAGCTATAACTATTTTTGAGATATCAAAACGGTTCCCAGACGAAGAAAGATACTCTCTTACAGACCAAATTCGTCGTTCATCTCGCTCAGTTTGTGCCAACTTAGCAGAGGCTTGGCGAAAAAGAAGATATAAAGCCTCATTTATCGCCAAATTAAACGAATGTGAAGCAGAAGCAGCAGAAACCCAGGTTTGGCTTAAGTTTGCCCTCAGATATCAGTATTTATCGATAGAAGAGGAAAAAAATTTATCTGGTGCATATAATCAAGTATTAAGCGGATTAGTCAAGATGATTAATCAACCAGAAGATTGGTTAATTGGTTGA
- a CDS encoding WGR domain-containing protein: MEIYLVFVDAIRNSNKFWAAKVEDGNLTVQWGRVGYQAQTKVHTLANHQGAVSKFNNLVAEKKGKGYRESQPEIDTCDVYEIERAIGLLNAIRSYVIHRNFDQHYIQLLNQYLKIVPTPLGMQIDPYTIYRTLADVDHQRELLNSLLATPAPIAVAVAVDHAPEATAEPKVVSLKTISKNFWRHL, encoded by the coding sequence ATGGAAATCTATTTAGTTTTTGTTGATGCTATCCGAAACAGCAATAAATTCTGGGCGGCCAAAGTCGAAGATGGTAATTTAACAGTGCAGTGGGGCAGAGTCGGTTATCAAGCACAGACTAAAGTCCACACATTAGCTAATCATCAAGGAGCAGTTAGTAAATTTAACAATCTGGTAGCCGAGAAAAAAGGTAAAGGCTACCGCGAAAGTCAGCCAGAAATAGATACCTGTGATGTTTACGAAATTGAGAGAGCTATTGGATTGCTTAATGCAATACGATCTTATGTGATTCATCGGAATTTTGATCAGCATTACATTCAACTTCTTAATCAATACTTAAAAATCGTACCCACGCCGTTGGGGATGCAAATTGATCCCTACACAATATACCGAACTCTTGCTGATGTGGATCATCAGCGAGAATTACTCAATTCTCTGCTAGCAACTCCTGCACCAATTGCTGTTGCGGTGGCTGTTGATCATGCCCCTGAAGCGACAGCAGAACCCAAGGTAGTCAGTCTCAAGACTATCAGTAAGAACTTCTGGCGACATTTGTAA